The DNA region AAACGCCTTGATCATCGACCAGAAATCGGAAAGCTTGGTCAAAATCCCATTGTTCAGACCCAATTGCGGAGCATAAAAACCGAGATTGTTCAGAACCTGCGAAACAGAAATATTCTGCGAATCGGCAAAGACGATCAGTTTGTTTTGCGTGGTTTCGCCAATTCCACGAGCTGGATAATTGATGACTCTGAACAGCGCCTCACTATCGTTTTCATTGACTAAAAGCCGAAGATAGGCGATCAGATCCTTTACTTCTTTTCTTTGGTAAAACGACAGTCCGCCGTAAACTCGGTAAGGAATATTTTTCCGGCGGAGTGCGTCTTCAAAAGCTCTGGTTTGGGAATTGGTTCGGTAAAGAATTGCAAAATCAGTAAATTTTCTCTGTTGCGAATGGTGGAGTTCCCAGATATTTCCTGCCACGAAATTCGCCTCATCCGCATCGGACAATGCGCGGTAAACTTTGAGCTTCTCCCCTTCCTCATTATCGGAAAATACATTCTTCTTGAACTGCTGCACGTTTTTAGAAATAACCACATTTGCAGCATTCACGATGTTTTGGGTGGAACGGTAATTCTGTTCCAAAGAAACCGTTTTCGCGTCGGGATAATCTTTTTTGAAGTTAAGGATATTATAAATATTCGCACCACGGAAGGAATAAATCGACTGCGCATCATCACCTACGACACAAATATTTTCGAATTTCGAAGCCAAAGCTTTCACGATCAGGTATTGTGAATGGTTCGTATCCTGATACTCATCCACCAAAATATATCTGAAGCGATCTTGGTATTTTGCGAGAACCTCAGGAAATCGAGTCAGCAATTCATTGGTTTTCAATAATAAATCATCAAAATCCATCGCGCCGTTTCGGTAGCATTGCTCCACATATTTTTGGTAAATAATCCCTATGTGTTTCATATTCGTCCTTTCGTCCGCCTCGATGAGTTCGGGATTGTTGAAGTAGGCCTTTACGGTAATCAGATTATTTTTGTAGGTCGAAATTCTAGCTTGAACTTTCTTAGGTTTGTAAAGGTCAGAGTCGATGTTCAGCTCCTTCATCACCTTTTTGATGACGTTCAGCGAATCCTGGGAATCGTAAATCGTGAAGTTGGACGGGAATCCCAGATAATGTGCTTCCGCCCTCAGAATTCTCGCAAACACCGAGTGGAAAGTCCCCATCCAAAGTGATTTCGCCTCACTCTCTCCCACAACTTTTGCGATACGCTCCTTCATTTCCTTTGCTGCTTTATTGGTAAAAGTGAGCGCAAGAATATTGAACGGATCCACCAGATTGGTAATCAAATGAGCGATTCGCATCGTGAGAACGCGGGTTTTGCCGGAACCTGCCCCTGCAAGAACCATCAAAGGTCCTTCGAGAGTGGTTACGGCATCGTATTGGGCGTCATTGAGTCCTTTCAGGTAATCCATCTGTAATTTCGAATAAGCTACAAATTTAGGAAATTATACTGCGAACTCAAAGCAGCATATTTAGGGATGATGGATTTTGGCAAGAGTAATTTATGCAGTCAAATGCTGGATTTTGCTTACGATATCGTCGATATTGAAAGGTTTCGACACAAAAGCGTTCGCTCCCGAATCGATCGCCGTTTTTTCCAGACCGCGGCTTGCAGACATGATGATTACAGGAATATTTTTTGTGGCTTCTTTATTTTTAAGGGCTTTACAGATTTCGCGGCCGTCTTCATTATTCAGCCACATATCAAGGATAATCGCATCAGGTTTTGCGTCTTTCTCAACCCAGCTGAAAATTTCGGATCCCCTTTCGAAAGCCGTAACCTCAAATCCCTCAATATCGAGCATCAATCCCAAAGAATCGAGAATTGCCACATCGTCATCTACTATGATTATTTTCTTTGATTTCATTTTTTTCTAATTTTCCCTTTCACTTAACGGAAGTGAGAAAAAGAATGTTGAACCTTTACCTAATGTACTTTCTACCCAGATTTTTCCGTTGGATCGCTCGATAATCTGGGCGGCGATGAAAAGTCCCAATCCCAAACCGGGAATCGTGCTTTGTTCTTCTCCGCTTACTCGGTAATACTGTTCAAATACTTTGTCTTTTTTGTTGTCGGGGATTCCCAATCCGAAATCTCGAACGCTGAAAATCATGTTGGCTCCATCGTTTTCTGAACGTACAATGACTTCATCCGCATTTGGCGAATATTTCACCGCATTGGTTAAAAAGTTGGTAATCACCTGACTTACACGATGTTTGTCTGCATAAACCGTTCCAACGGAATTTTTTTCCACGGTAATTTTGTGTCGACTTGTGAGTTGCTGCTCTTCGACAATCTCATCTACGAGTTCAGCGATATTGAAATTATCCTCATTGAGCTGTATTTTTCCGCTGTTGATTTTGGTCACATCGAGAAGGTCGCCGATCAGCGAAGTGAGTTTCACCACCTGTTCATCCATTTTTTTCGCGTATTCGGCAGTTTTCGAATCGCCTTGCTTTGTCAACATGCGGTCGAGAACCTGAGCGTAAAGTTTAATACTGGTGAGTGGTGTTTTCAGTTCGTGGCTTGCAATTCCCAGGAAGGTGTCTTTTTGTGCCTGTAGAATTTTCAGTTCGTTGATATCGATACTGGTTCCGATCCACTGGTTCACGTTTCCATCCTCGTCGAGATCCGGAACAGCACGGGTCAGAAGCCAAATGTATTCGCCGCTTTTGTTTTTCGCGCGGTATTCAATTTCATAGTGGCTTTTTTTCTTTACGGCTTTTTTCCAAACTTTTTCAACTTTAGGCAAATCCTCGGGATGGATGAATATGCTGAAATTCTTAGCGCCGATAAAATCATCGGTAATATCGAAATACTCTTTCGCTCTTTCATTAAGGTAACTGAAGTTCCCGTTTGCAGCGGAAGTCCACACAATCTGTGGCATCGCTTCGGAGAGTCCTTTATATTTTGCTTCCGACAACCTTAGCTTCTCAGATTTTTCCTGAAGTTTCTTCCGCGAGTTCACCATGTCGGTTACGTTTACTGCCATATTCAGGATGGCATAAACTTCATTCCTATTGTTGCGGATGGGTTTATACGAAAAGTTATAAAAATAGGTTTGCAACTTCCCGTCAACTATCAAATCTGCTCGGTCTTCGGTTGCAGAATAGGTTTCACCTGTCGTGTAAACTTTTCGAAGCAAATCTATAAAAGGTTGTCCTTCCAGTTCGGGCACTGCTTTTTCGAGCGGCATTCCGATTACGGATCTGTCTTTACCCCAAGTTCGAAGCATTTTGTCGTTGGCAAGCTCCACGATCATATCTAACCCGCGATAGATCGCGATGGAATAATCGGCATTAAGAATGAGGTTTTTGAAACGGAGCTCACTGTCGGCAAGTTGTTCTTCAGACTTCACCTGCGACGTCACTTCGGTTGCTACAACACTTACTCCAATAATTTGATTTGCGTTATCATACACTGGCGAATAGACAAAATCGAAAAAATATTCCCCTAAAACCCCTTTTCTTTCAAGAAAGCAGGACACTTTATAGCCACGAAATGGTTTGCCTGTTTCGTACACTTCCAGCAAAATATCCGGAAACGCCTGATCTTTAATTTCGGGAAGTGCTTCAACCAAAGGAAGCCCAATAACCGAATCGTCTTTTCCCCAAATCTGGAGTATTTGCTCATTGGCAGACTCGATGACAAAATCTTTGCCCATCAACATCGCCAACGCAACAGGTGCCT from Chryseobacterium suipulveris includes:
- a CDS encoding ATP-dependent helicase, with protein sequence MDYLKGLNDAQYDAVTTLEGPLMVLAGAGSGKTRVLTMRIAHLITNLVDPFNILALTFTNKAAKEMKERIAKVVGESEAKSLWMGTFHSVFARILRAEAHYLGFPSNFTIYDSQDSLNVIKKVMKELNIDSDLYKPKKVQARISTYKNNLITVKAYFNNPELIEADERTNMKHIGIIYQKYVEQCYRNGAMDFDDLLLKTNELLTRFPEVLAKYQDRFRYILVDEYQDTNHSQYLIVKALASKFENICVVGDDAQSIYSFRGANIYNILNFKKDYPDAKTVSLEQNYRSTQNIVNAANVVISKNVQQFKKNVFSDNEEGEKLKVYRALSDADEANFVAGNIWELHHSQQRKFTDFAILYRTNSQTRAFEDALRRKNIPYRVYGGLSFYQRKEVKDLIAYLRLLVNENDSEALFRVINYPARGIGETTQNKLIVFADSQNISVSQVLNNLGFYAPQLGLNNGILTKLSDFWSMIKAFQILLKTENVYQVAMEVAKRSGLIKFLKDDQTPEGISRVENVQELMNSMQGFIEEQHQLEEGDPSLSNFLENIALSADTQKDKEDDGTDKVSLMTIHLSKGLEFPVVHLVGLEENLFPSFMSSSTREELEEERRLFYVALTRAEKQAFFTYAVSRFQWGKITDAEPSRFLSEVDAEYLEFINPAVESRFVNHSGLKSNIFDDAPIEARSFRKLDPKKKIERTDSEPKIRKNLKPVSTARIINPSGESSQDIEVGDKVRHDRFGVGEVIFLDGTDPQNIKAKVKFQHEGEKNLILKFAKLTKI
- a CDS encoding PAS domain-containing sensor histidine kinase, with translation MDNQYYEKIKPESLINLFSQAPVALAMLMGKDFVIESANEQILQIWGKDDSVIGLPLVEALPEIKDQAFPDILLEVYETGKPFRGYKVSCFLERKGVLGEYFFDFVYSPVYDNANQIIGVSVVATEVTSQVKSEEQLADSELRFKNLILNADYSIAIYRGLDMIVELANDKMLRTWGKDRSVIGMPLEKAVPELEGQPFIDLLRKVYTTGETYSATEDRADLIVDGKLQTYFYNFSYKPIRNNRNEVYAILNMAVNVTDMVNSRKKLQEKSEKLRLSEAKYKGLSEAMPQIVWTSAANGNFSYLNERAKEYFDITDDFIGAKNFSIFIHPEDLPKVEKVWKKAVKKKSHYEIEYRAKNKSGEYIWLLTRAVPDLDEDGNVNQWIGTSIDINELKILQAQKDTFLGIASHELKTPLTSIKLYAQVLDRMLTKQGDSKTAEYAKKMDEQVVKLTSLIGDLLDVTKINSGKIQLNEDNFNIAELVDEIVEEQQLTSRHKITVEKNSVGTVYADKHRVSQVITNFLTNAVKYSPNADEVIVRSENDGANMIFSVRDFGLGIPDNKKDKVFEQYYRVSGEEQSTIPGLGLGLFIAAQIIERSNGKIWVESTLGKGSTFFFSLPLSEREN
- a CDS encoding response regulator, whose amino-acid sequence is MKSKKIIIVDDDVAILDSLGLMLDIEGFEVTAFERGSEIFSWVEKDAKPDAIILDMWLNNEDGREICKALKNKEATKNIPVIIMSASRGLEKTAIDSGANAFVSKPFNIDDIVSKIQHLTA